The sequence TTCCCCTCAGATAATTATACATCCATGAAAGAACAGAAAACACTGCAAGACCAAATCCCCCTGCAGAAAACAGACATGCAGCTGCCACAAAGAGCACCGTTCCCACAGGTATCAGTATGGGACTGAACAAAATCAAAAGAGGTGTCAAAAGCACCATTCCCACCATAGTTCCTGCCACTGTGAGCCCAGTCAAGAACAGCAAGATTGCACCAGATACAAAAAGTGTTACAAAACCCAAAACCTGAGTTGAGTTGGGTGCATTCTCATTGATTCTGCCCATTACTCCCTGATTCCGATCAGCCATTTTGAACCCTCAAAGCTCCTAAAGACTCAAACCCCAAATACCCCTATAGCCCAAACAAACCCAATATTTATATATGTCCTGAACTAACTGAACTCAGAACAATCGGTGTATTGAAGAACCTAAATAAATTATCTCCGAGTGCTGGACTAATGAATCAGCTCACAGACAGACAAATCACTACGTGTTATTGTCAATATATTGTCGGTTTTTGTGAGGGACTATAAAAGTGTAATGGGTAAGCGTGGCAGGATGATAAGGATGGAGTCCATGCAGCAGAACACAATATGAGCCGCTTGGCTGGGCATTTGGGTTACTATCTTACACGTATTGATTTATGGAGATCACCACTTGGTAGTTTAATGCATCGAAAAGGTCATAAAGAACTGTGCGATCATTCTGGTTAGCAATGTGGAAAAGTAAATGATCTATCTTCTTGTGATTGTTATTATCAAACAATTCGGGATCATCACACCATTTA is a genomic window of Cryptomeria japonica chromosome 7, Sugi_1.0, whole genome shotgun sequence containing:
- the LOC131068810 gene encoding oleosin G, yielding MADRNQGVMGRINENAPNSTQVLGFVTLFVSGAILLFLTGLTVAGTMVGMVLLTPLLILFSPILIPVGTVLFVAAACLFSAGGFGLAVFSVLSWMYNYLRGRHPPGSDQIDYARMRIADTASHVKDYAREYGGYLQGKVQDAAPGA